One stretch of Roseimicrobium sp. ORNL1 DNA includes these proteins:
- a CDS encoding transglutaminase-like domain-containing protein → MPSAPVELRSLLRLLDDDTPVVREAVRLKLAAIRHELPEHFLALGEPLDEERQRLISEILAPVCREELESSWMSWKWLSSPDAQLEEALGQISAFLSGWQTKAEELPRQLDAVAERAMREGGTYDPHRLADFLFGGRGDDARLRGNTKDYYAAHNSNLLWVLANGQGNPISLSCIYILVGHRLGMRIEGCNFPGHFLARVHHESKVWLVDCFNRGRFMLSEDVAKHHPAANPSMEDVVRDPAPVEAIIARVLRNLDEAFERESNLPQRHVIRRLMLKLMEA, encoded by the coding sequence ATGCCATCCGCCCCTGTGGAACTCCGGTCGCTGCTCCGGCTGCTGGATGATGATACGCCCGTCGTCCGCGAAGCGGTGCGGCTGAAGCTGGCTGCCATTCGGCACGAGCTTCCAGAGCACTTCCTCGCATTGGGCGAGCCCCTGGATGAGGAGCGTCAGCGCCTCATCAGCGAAATCCTCGCCCCTGTCTGCCGCGAGGAGCTGGAGTCCTCCTGGATGTCCTGGAAGTGGCTCTCCTCTCCCGATGCCCAGTTGGAGGAGGCCCTTGGCCAAATCTCCGCGTTTCTCAGCGGCTGGCAGACGAAGGCCGAGGAACTGCCCCGCCAGCTTGACGCCGTCGCAGAGCGCGCCATGCGCGAAGGTGGCACCTACGACCCGCATCGCCTCGCCGATTTCCTTTTCGGCGGTCGTGGCGATGACGCCCGCCTGCGCGGCAATACCAAGGACTACTACGCCGCCCACAACAGCAACCTCCTCTGGGTGCTGGCCAATGGTCAAGGCAACCCGATTTCCCTGAGCTGTATCTACATCCTGGTAGGCCACCGTCTCGGGATGCGCATCGAGGGCTGCAACTTCCCCGGTCACTTCCTCGCCCGGGTGCACCACGAGAGCAAGGTCTGGCTGGTCGACTGCTTCAATCGCGGCCGCTTCATGCTCTCCGAGGACGTCGCCAAGCACCACCCCGCCGCCAATCCCTCCATGGAAGACGTGGTCCGCGACCCCGCCCCCGTGGAAGCCATCATCGCCCGCGTCTTACGCAACCTGGACGAGGCCTTCGAACGCGAAAGCAACCTCCCCCAGCGCCACGTCATCCGCCGGCTGATGCTGAAGTTGATGGAGGCGTGA